In the genome of Sphingopyxis sp. YF1, the window CGGCAGCGCCGCCATCGCGGCGCGGACGCGCGCGAGTTCGGCGCGCGCCTCCGCCTCGACGTCGGGCGCGGGCGCATCGATCGCCACGTCGTGCGCGCTTTCGAGCGGCAGCGCGCGCGCGAAAAAGGCGCGCACCGCGCGCCGTCGCGCCCAGTCGCGGCACTTGTTGAGCGCGATACGCGAAATCCACAGCCGGAACGGCCGCTCGCCGTCGTAGCGCGCCAGCGCCGCGAAACCCGCCACGAAAGTCTCCTGCGTCAAATCCATCGCCTCGTCGGCATCGGCGACATTGCCCCGGATCAGGCGAAAGACCGGCGCCTTGTAGCGCGCCAGGAACTCGCGGTAGACATCCTGCCGCCCGGTGCGGGCCAGCGCGGCGAGTTCGCCGTCGCTACATGACGACAGGTCGAGGCTCACCGCGCATCGGCGGTCAGCGCCTCGACCACGACCTTGTCGAACATCGCCGCCTGATCGCGATCGAGCACGCTGCGCATCGCGAACAGATGCTGGAGCGTTTCCTTTTGCAGGTCGCCCATCACCTCGTGCGTCTCGTCGATCGCCTTGGTGACCTGCGGTCCATAGCCATGCTCGGCCTCGATCGCCTGCGCGAGCCGGATGTTGGCGGCGCGCATTTCAAGCTCGAGCGCCTCGCGCCGCGCCGTGAACCCGGCCTCGATCGAGCGAAGCTTCTGCTCCTGCGCGGGCGACAGCTTCAGCTCACGGTGGAGCAGGGCATGCAACTCGGTCTCGTTCGGACGCGGCGCATCGACGAGCGCCCGCCCGATGAACACCCCGGCCAGCGCCGCCAGAAAGGCGATCAGCCCAACGATCAGCAAACGGCGCGAAGACCCCATCAGCGCGAATCCAGCAGCGTCGACGGCGCCAGCGGGCTGGCGGGGACGAGCGGCGTGAGCGGGCTCGCCGCGACGGCGGAGGGCGCAAAGGCGCTCCCCGCGATCACCCCGCCGCCGAGCGAGACGAACGCGGCGAGCGCGATCGTCCGCCGCATCGCCGCGGCCTCGCGCTGGCGCGCCGCGAGCAGGTGCAGCACGCGATCGTCGATCGCGTCGAGCGTCTCCGGCATCCCGGCCGCTTTCAATATCCGAAGTTCGTCGTCCATCGGCTGTTTCCGCCTATCCTTTCAGAGGAGTCATACGCGCCCCGGCGCCTTCCCCCTCATCGTCCCCGGCTGTCGGCGCATCCCTTTTTTCCGAGGGCGCCGCCGCGATGATGCGTAATAGCCAAGACGGACATTCAATTGGAGTTTTTTATGAACAAGTGGCTCCCCTTCCACCTCGCCGCCGCGATCGCGCTGGCGTCGATGCCGGGCACCGCGCTGGCGCACGCCCGGCTCGTCGCCTCGACCCCGGCCGCGAACGCCGCCGTGTCGAAAGTGACGTCGGTCCAGCTGAAGTTCAGCGAAAAGCTCATCGCCTCGACGGTCAAGGCCGAACTGGTGATGACCGGCATGCCCGGCATGAAGGACCATCCGCCGATGAAGATCCCGTTCAGTTCGGCGATGGGCAAGGACGGCAAGTCGATGACGCTGCAACCGAAGCGCGCGCTGGTCCCCGGCACCTACAAGGTCAAATGGTCGGCGGCGGGCGCCGACACGCACCGCATGGGCAGCGAATTCAGCTTCGCGGTGAAATAGGGCGATGACCGACCTCCTCGTGAAAGGCGTGCGGTTCGCCCTCTACGCCGACCTCATGCTTCTCACGGGGCTCGCCGCCTTCCCGCTCTACGCCTTCGCCCGCGACGACCGCCGCCACCCGGCGATCGCCGCGATCCTCGCCCGCCCGCTGCGCGGGCTTTGCGCGATCGCGCTGCTGCTGTCGGCGGCGGGGTTTGTCGTGCTGACCGCCAATATGCACGGCGTCGCGCCGGTCGAGATCGATGCCGCCATGCTGCGCACCATGATCGGCGAGACCGACGTCGGCGCGGCGTGGATCGCCGGCATGATCGCGCTGGCGGTCGCGCTGTGGACGTCACGGCGGCCCGGCACGGGGTCGGTTCGGGCCTTCGCAACCGTGGCGGCCGCCGGCGCGGTCGCGCTTGCGACGCTGGCATGGTCGGGCCATGCCGGCGCCGGCGAGGGCCTTCCCGGAACGCTCCATCGCGCCAGCGACGCCGCGCACATGATCGCCGCCGCGGCCTGGCTCGGCGCGATCATGGCGTTCCTGCTCCTGCTGCGGCCGCAGCATGCGATCGCCACGCCCGCGCTCGCCGCGCGCAGCCTCGACCGGTTCGCCGCCGCGGGGACGGTGTGCGTGCTCGTCCTGACCGCGACCGGGATGATCAACGCCCAGATGATCTTCGGAATCGGCCATTCCGCCGCGATGATCGCCACACCCTACGGGCAGCTCCTGCTCGTCAAGCTCCTGCTTTTCGGCGCGATGCTCGCGCTGGCCGCGGCGAATCGCTGGCGGCTGACCCCCGCGCTGGCCGCGTCGCTCGCCGACGGCGATCCGCGGACGGCAATCGGCGCGATCCGCCGCAGCCTCGCCATCGAGGCGGCGGCTGGCCTCGCCATTCTCGCGCTCGTCGCGTGGCTCGGAACGCTCGACCCGTCGCTGCCCGCCCCGGCCTGACCGTCGGGCCGGGGGTCGGCGCGCCGGTCAGCCCGACACTTCGATCGTCACCGCGGTTGCGAGCGGATCGCCGCACGGTCCGGCAAAGGTCAGCAACAAGTCGGGTCCGAGCGCCTCGAGCGCGACCGGGCTGCCATCGTCGAGCCGCCGGGCGACGCCCTCGATCGACAGGTTGCGGACCACGATGCGGTTCGACGCGACGGGCCCCTTGAAGATCAGGTTTACGCGGCCCGGCGCGGCGGTGAAGCGCACCGCCTGACCGCACGCGGTCTCCGCGTCCGAACGCGTCCACGGGCGGGTGCCGTAAATCGCCTCGCCGTTCGCGCGCAGCCAGCCGCCGAAACGCCGCAGCCGTTCGAGCTGCTCGCCAGGAATCCCGGCATCGGTGGCGCGCGGGCCGACGTTGAGCAACAAATTGCCGTTGCGCGCCACGGCATCGATGAAATCGTGGATCAGCGTTTCGGCGCTGGCATAATCGTCTTCGCCGTCGTTGCGGTTGAAGCCGAAGCTGTGGCTCATGCCGCGCGTCGCCTCCCACTTCTTCGCCTGGATTTCGGCGAAGGCGGCATATTCGGGGGTGCGGAAATCGCTGTGCGGAATCTCCGGCGGAATGATTCCCTTCGACGCGTCGGCGCCCTGTTTGGCGACGGCCGCCTTGATCTTGCGGTCGACATAGCGCCGCATCAGCGGGATGCGGAGCAGGTCGCGCTGCACGCTGCCCGCAACCCAGCGGTCGTTGACCACCCCGTCGGGAACCGCGGCATAATAGTCGGCGAACAGGCGATAGAGCGGCCCCGGCCGCGTCGGCCAGCTGATGTCGTTCCACAGCACCGACGGTTCGTACCGATCGATCAGCTCGCGCACCTGCGCCATCGCATAGGCCGGATAGTCGCCGCCGGGGGTCGACGCGATGAAATCGCCGAGCGTCCGCAGCGGCCGCCGGTTGAAGGTCCAGTCGATCCCGCCCGAATAATAGACACCGAACCGCAGCCCGGCCGCGCGGACCGCGGCGGCAAGCTCACCGACGATGTCGCGTGCGGTCGTCCAGTCGCGTTCGTGCCGGTTCTCGACCTCGCTCGGCCACAGGCAAAGCCCGTCGTGATGCTTGGTGACGAGGACGACATAGCGCGCGCCGGCGTCGCGAAACGCCTCGGCCCAGGCGGCGGGATCCCACTGGGCGAGCCCGGCCTCGAACGGCTGCTTGAAATCGCGGTAGGGCGCGTCGCCGTAGTGCGTGCGGTGGAATTCGGCCGACGGCGTCCCTTCCACCTTGATCGCGTTGCAATACCATTCGGTATAGGGGACCATCGCGACGGCGCGGTCATAATCCTTCGCAAAGGCTTCGCCGATCGAACCGAGCCGCGGCGCGAAGCCCGGGATGGCGAAGGCGCCCCAGTGGATGAAGATGCCGAATTTCGCGTCCTGATACCAGTCGGGTACGGGGCGCGCGTTGAGTTCGGCGAGCGTCTCGGCGGTCGAAGCCATCAGCGGCGCCCTCCATCGATGCCGCGCGTCGATGCCGTCCGCCGATCCCTGGTACGAAACACTCGGTCCATCCTGCCTTCTCCCTTGGGCCTCGCCCTCTTTGTGACGACGGCTTCTGCCGACCCGCAGTCGCGAGCCGGATGCAATGATTCTATAATAGTAGAAAAATATATCATGCAATGGCAATATGCGCCGGCGCGGAAATCGCCGCGATGGCCTCTGCGTGCGTTGCCAAGGGGATAGGGCGCCCGGACCCGCGACGAAAATCCGCGCAAATTCGCCGAAAACCGCTTGGCCATCGGCAAAATCGCCGCATTCAATATATGGTTATAGACTAATATATGAAACACCTATAACGATGGGTGTGGGGGATGCTGGCATGGCATTTCACCGTCCATAGCGTGGGACCCGCATCAGCGGGCCCATCGCGCCAATAATCGACCAGCAGGATCGCTGGCGGCGGGAGAGGCGTGGTATGCGGAATATTTCTTGGATGTTTGCGGGCGTCGCATTCATGGCGATGCCGGCTGCGGCACAGACGCAGGGTTCGGCGACCGCGGGGGCGCAGCCCCCGGCAGCCGAAGACGGGTCGGGGCTGACCGAAATCGTCGTCACGGCGGAAAAGCGCAGCGTCAATTTGCAGGACGTGCCGCTGGCCATATCGGCCTATACCTCCGACGCCCGCCAGCTCGCGGGCATCAACACGCTCCAGGATTTTGCGAACTTCACCCCCGGCCTCAGCTATTCGGCGGGCAACGACCGCGTCTTCATCCGCGGCATCGGGCGCCAGACCAACACCAACGGCAGCGACCCGGGCGTTTCGACCTATACCGACGGCATCTACGACGCCTCGACCACCTCGATCGCCGCGTCCGATTTCTTCATCGAGCGCATCGAGGTGCTGCGCGGCCCGCAGGGCACACTCTATGGCCGCAACTCGATCGGCGGCGCGATCAACGCGATCTCGAAGCGCCCGACCGAGGATTTCAGCGCCGACCTGCGCGGCACGGTCGGCAATTACGGCCTCTACACGATCGAGGCGTCGGCGTCGGGGTCGCTCACCAAGGGGCTGCGCACGCGGCTGGCGGGCGGATACAGCAAGCAGGAACGCGGCTATTTCAAAAATGTCGCCGGCGGGGTCAGCGAGGGCGGCCGCGGCGAACGCCGCTATGTCGAACTGCAGCTCGAAGCCGACCTCGGTCCCGACGTGACCGCCTGGGCCAAGGTCTTTTCGGGCCGCACCGACCTCAACCCCCATCCGCTCAACCGCGTCGGGCCCTATGACTTCTTCCCCTACCCGACCGGCGCGATCACGCCGGGCGCCGCCTTCGGCTATCTGATCCCGGGCGTCGTCGCGCTCGATCCCAATCCCGTCCCGCCGGGCGCCACCAACATCCGGCGCTTCAGCGCCGACACGACCCAGACCGAACGCATGCGCGGCAATTTCGGCGCGACCGGCGACATCAAATGGTCGCTGCCGACCTTCGACGTCCGCCTGCTCGGCGGCTATCAGGAATATCGCATCGACAACACCTACGAACTCGACGGGACGAGCGTGATTTCCTATGCTTTCCCGCTGAATCCCGCCGGGAATTTTTGCGCCTTCATTCCGGGCTGCACCCCGCTCACCGCTTTCCCGTCGACGCAGCTCAACCTGCACAATGACAAGAGCTTCGGCAGCGGCGAACTCAACCTGACGTCGAACACCGACGGGCCGCTGCAATGGGTCGCCGGGGTCTATTATTATCAGGAAACGCTGACGCAGGAATCGCATTTCAATGCGCCCAACCAGCTGCAGCTGCGCGCGCCGGCGAACGGCCCTGCCAACCCGCTCGGCGACTTCGTTTATGCCGCGTCGACGCTGACCACCAAATCGTCGGCGGTCTTCGGCCAGATAGACTATCGCTTCACCGACGCGCTGCGCGTGACCGCGGGGCTGCGCTACACGCACGACCGGAAAAGCGGCGACGAATCCTTCCGCATCCTCTGCTTCGGCTGCGGCGGCTTCTCTCCCGACCTCTACGGGTCGGCGACCCCGGCGCTCGACATCACCGCGTCGCAGATCTCGACGCTCGCCGCGCCGGGCGTCGCGTCGGCGGTAACCATCGACCCCGCCACCGGAATCGCGCGCCGCGGGCTCGCGCAAAGCTGGAACGCTGTCACCGGCACCGTCGCCATAGAATGGCAACCCACCGACGACCAGCTGGCGTTCCTGCGCTACAGCCGCGGCTATAAATCGGGCGGGTTCAACGCGGGCGGCATTTCGGTGCTGCCGCAGACCGGCGCCGAGCATGTCGACGCGTTCGAGGCGGGCTACAAACGTTCGGTCGGGCGGCGACTGCGCGTCAATCTCGCGGGCTTCTATTACGACTATCAGGGGCTTCAGGTGCCGCTGACGGTGTCGCAGCCGGGCGGCGCGCAGCTGACCCAGTTCTTCAACCTCAAAAGCTCGCAAAGCTATGGCGCCGAGGTCGAACTGGCGTGGCAACCCGCCGATCCGCTGCAATTGTCGGTCAATTACGGCTATGGCAATTCGCGGATCGACGACGGCTGCTGCTTTGTCGACGATCAGGATCCGCTGGCCATCCAGCCGGGGGCACAGCCGTCGGGCCCACCCCTTGGCTTCCAGCAACCGCAAAGCGTTGCCGGGGCCCGGCTGTCCGACACGCCGCGCCACAAGCTGGCGCTGAACGCGATGTACAGCATCGATGTCGGACCCGGCACCTTGTCGCTGTCGGGCAATTATGTCCTGCGCAGTTCGGCGTACAGCAAGATTTTCAACCGCGCGTACAACCGCATGCCGTCCTGGGATCAGGTCGACCTGCGGGCGATCTGGACCGGCCCCGACGACCGGTATCGCGTCATCGGCTATGTGAAGAATCTGTTCGACAGCAAGGGCTATGACAACGCGCAGGGCAATCTGCTCGCCTCGTCGCCGACCCTTGATGTCGCGCAATCCTATTCGTTCACGCCGCCGCGAACCTATGGCCTCCAGCTCGAATTCCGGTTCCGCTAGGCGGCCCGCGTGGACAGGATCGACGCACGCCCGGCCGACACGCTGCCGCTGAAGACGCGGCTGCTCTACGGGTCGGGCACGATCGCCTTCGGGGTCAAGGATCATGGTTTCAACGCGCTGCTGATGCTGTTCTACAACCAGGTCGTCGGGCTTCCGGCGGCCTGGGTGGGAACGGCGATCATGATCGCGATGATCGCCGATGCGCTGTTCGATCCGCTGCTCGGGCAATATTCGGACAATGTCCGCACGCGCTGGGGACGGCGGCATCCGTTCATGTATGCCGCTGCGCTGCCCATCGCGCTCTTTTACCTCCTGCTGTGGACGCCGCCCGAAATGGCGCATGGCGCCCAGTTCGCCTGGCTCGTCACCACCGCGATCCTCGTGCGTTTCTCGATCAGCCTCTACGAGATACCCTCGACCGCGCTGCTCGCCGAATTTACCAGCGACTATGACGAGCGCACCAAGCTGGTCGCCGCGCGCTATTTCTTTGGCGTGTGCGGCGGGATCGCGATGACGGTCGTCACCTTCGGCTATTTCCTGCAACCGACGGCGGCGCAACCGGTCGGCCATCTCAACGCGGGCGGCTATGTCACCTATGCGTGGGTCGCCGCCGCGATCATGATGCTGTCGGTGCTGATCTCGTCGCTGGGGACGCAGAAGGAAGTGCTGAAACGCCCGCCGCCGCCGCCCGTCGCCAAGGTTCCGATAGGCCAGATGTTGCGCGAGATGCTGGGGGTACTCGTGCATCCCGCCTATGTCTCGATCCTGCTCGCCAGCCTGTTTTTCGCGGTGGCGTCGGGGCTGAACCTGTCGCTCGGGGTCTATTTCTCGACCTATTTCTGGGAGCTCAGCGCCACCCAGATCGCCACGGTCGCCTCGACCGCGGTGATCGGGATCCTGCTCGCCTTCGTCGTCGTGCTGCCTCTCTCGGCGCGCGTCGGGAAGAAGCCGGCGGCGATGCTGATGTTCGCCCTGTCGCTGATATCGAGCGTGCTACCGCTGATCCTGCGGCTCGCCGGCCTGTTTCCCGCCAATGGCGACCCGCTGCTTCTCGGGCTGCTGATGGGCCAGTTCGCCTTCAACATGATGACGGCGATCGCCGGGGGCATATTGGCGGTGTCGATGGTCGCCGACGTCACCGACCAGATCCAGCTCGAGACCGGGCGCCGCTCCGAGGGGCTGCTATTTTCGGCCGCCACCATGGTCAACAAGGCGATTTCGGGGATGGGAATCATGCTGGCAGGGCTGCTGCTGGCCTTCGTCGGTTTCCCCGACAATGCACAGCCCGGCCAGGTCGGCGCCGAGGCGCTGCACGGGTTGGCGACCATCTATATCGCGGCGCTGTCGGCCGCGACCGTCATCGCGATCATCTGCCTCGCCTATTATCCGATCACCCGGTCGCGCCACCTGGAGAATATCCGGCAACTGGGCGAAGCAGCCGCGGAATGATGGCGTGGGTCGGCTCGACCGGACATCCCGGCTAGAAGCCGTCGCGCCGGACCAGCGGCAGGCCGCTGGCGAGCAGGGCTTCGGCAGCGTCGAGCAGACGCTCGTTCTCGGCGACCAGATCGCCCGCGCGGCCGCTTTCGATCCACGCGTCGAACGCCATGCGGCCGCCCGCGACCAGCATCGCGGCGGCCATCTGGGCGCGGCGATCGACTGCGGGATCGATGCCGAGTTCGTCGGCGATATAGTCGGTCATCAGGTCGATCTGGAGCCGCTGATGCCCGTACCACACCGGCAGGAGTTCGGGTTCGCCGGCGAGCGCGCGGCCGAGGTTGATCTGGCCGTCGCCGTCGCGTTCATAGGCATGCGCGAGCCGCACCACCTGATTGCGCCAGAAGGTGAGCACGGGCACCCCCTGCGCGCGCTGGGTCGCGACCACCGCCTCGAACCGCGTCCCCGCAGTGACGGCAATCGCCGCAGCGAGGTCGCGCTTCGACGCGAAATGCGTGAACAGCGTCGTGATGTGGATATCGGCGGCCTCGGCGATCGCCGCCATCGTGGCGTCACCATAGCCCAGCGTCACGAACAGCCGCCGCGCGGCCTCCTCGATACGCTGGCGCGTCCGCGCCTTCGCCGCAGCGCGCCGCGGGAAACTGACTTTGGCTGGTTCGTCCATGCGCCGCTTATAATCAATGCCGCGCGAAGCGCCAGCTATATAAGTTGATCATTCTATTCTTATAGGATAATCTCCCGGTCAACGAAATTTGGGAGATGGATGACGATGATCGACGTGGCGATGCGCAAGGAATTCGAAGCCTGGGTCGAAACGGCCCGCCCGCCGCTGGCGGAAGAGCCGGCGCTGGGCCTCGCGGCGCTGATGACCACCGCGGCTTTCATCGATCCCGTCGCGCAGGTACCGATCTTCGACGCGATTGCAGACGCCACATCGGCGAGCGGCGATCCCGCCGAACGCGCGGCACGGATCACTGCCGCGCTGCCGTGGGTGACCGACGGCAAGCCGCGTGTCGCCGCCCCGCGCCCCCTGTGGGACGGGTTCTGGGACATCATCGGCCGGCCCCGATCGCCCACCGACGGCGAGCTGGACCTGACGCTCGCGGTCGTCGCACTCGGCAATCACTATGACCAGCGGATGATCGACGCCTGCGAAGCCGCGCTGCTCGAATTCGAAAGTGTCCACGAGCTGATCGCGCAACCCGAGGTCCGCCTGACCACCGCCGACCTCGAGCGGCATTCGACCGACAGCCTGGCGCACGACCTGTTGTCGATGCTGAACGCGAACGGCTATGATATCGAGGTGATCGACGCCGACACCGTCGTCCTGCCCGGCGACTATCCGGCGCAGAACCGGACCAACCGGCGCATCCTCCAGCTCCACGATGTCTGGCATCTGGTTGGCGGATATGGCTTCACCCCCGCCGGCGAAGTCGCGATCTCGGGTTTCCAGATGGCGCAGTTCGGCCAGAATTATTCGACCCGCTTTCTCGCCACGGTGGCGACCAAGACCGCGGTCGACATGCCCGCGCTGATGGACCTGCTGCTGACCGTGACCTTCGACGGCTGGCGGCACGGCCGCGCGACGCAGCAGTTGATGGCGGTTCCCTGGCACCTGCGCATCGCCGACCCGATCGAGCGTGTCCGCGCCGACCTCGACATCCGCCCGCTCGACAGCGCGGCGGTGCGGATGATGGAAGCCGCCATCCCCAAAGTGTAGGCAATGGGGCGCCTTGGTCGGCGCCCCTCAAACTCACTCGGCGGGAACAGGCGCCGGCGACGGGCGATATTGCGCCGCGTCGGTGGTGAAATCGGCGTGGCCGTAGCTGGCGAGCTGCGCCCGGAGCTTTGCAATCAGCCGCCGGTCGGCGATCGTTCGCAGGCCAGGAATATGCGCGGCGATCGCATAGAGCCGAATCCGCGTATAGATGAACAGTCCGGCGAGCGCCGCCAGCGCGACGTCGCCTGCGGTCAAATCGACCCCGATCGACGCCGCCTTTGCCTTGTCGCCGCCCATGAAGCTCTTGACGAAGAACAGCTTGGCAAAGGCGCGCTCGAAGGTTTCGTGCAGGCGCGCGCGCCATGAATCGTCGGGGCGCAGGTCCGCCGCCATCGTCGCGCGCAGCAATTCGCCGCAGGTGCTGTCGTCATAGCCGCTGCGCAGCGTACCGCTGCGCGCGTTCATCAGATCGACGATTCCCTG includes:
- a CDS encoding RNA polymerase sigma factor; this translates as MSLDLSSCSDGELAALARTGRQDVYREFLARYKAPVFRLIRGNVADADEAMDLTQETFVAGFAALARYDGERPFRLWISRIALNKCRDWARRRAVRAFFARALPLESAHDVAIDAPAPDVEAEARAELARVRAAMAALPHNLREVLVLRGVEDLSQSEAAAVLNVSEKTVETRLYRARAKLRVLLDGGGGAAGGPHPDNL
- a CDS encoding periplasmic heavy metal sensor; translated protein: MGSSRRLLIVGLIAFLAALAGVFIGRALVDAPRPNETELHALLHRELKLSPAQEQKLRSIEAGFTARREALELEMRAANIRLAQAIEAEHGYGPQVTKAIDETHEVMGDLQKETLQHLFAMRSVLDRDQAAMFDKVVVEALTADAR
- the copC gene encoding copper homeostasis periplasmic binding protein CopC, giving the protein MNKWLPFHLAAAIALASMPGTALAHARLVASTPAANAAVSKVTSVQLKFSEKLIASTVKAELVMTGMPGMKDHPPMKIPFSSAMGKDGKSMTLQPKRALVPGTYKVKWSAAGADTHRMGSEFSFAVK
- the copD gene encoding copper homeostasis membrane protein CopD, whose protein sequence is MTDLLVKGVRFALYADLMLLTGLAAFPLYAFARDDRRHPAIAAILARPLRGLCAIALLLSAAGFVVLTANMHGVAPVEIDAAMLRTMIGETDVGAAWIAGMIALAVALWTSRRPGTGSVRAFATVAAAGAVALATLAWSGHAGAGEGLPGTLHRASDAAHMIAAAAWLGAIMAFLLLLRPQHAIATPALAARSLDRFAAAGTVCVLVLTATGMINAQMIFGIGHSAAMIATPYGQLLLVKLLLFGAMLALAAANRWRLTPALAASLADGDPRTAIGAIRRSLAIEAAAGLAILALVAWLGTLDPSLPAPA
- a CDS encoding alpha-L-fucosidase, which produces MASTAETLAELNARPVPDWYQDAKFGIFIHWGAFAIPGFAPRLGSIGEAFAKDYDRAVAMVPYTEWYCNAIKVEGTPSAEFHRTHYGDAPYRDFKQPFEAGLAQWDPAAWAEAFRDAGARYVVLVTKHHDGLCLWPSEVENRHERDWTTARDIVGELAAAVRAAGLRFGVYYSGGIDWTFNRRPLRTLGDFIASTPGGDYPAYAMAQVRELIDRYEPSVLWNDISWPTRPGPLYRLFADYYAAVPDGVVNDRWVAGSVQRDLLRIPLMRRYVDRKIKAAVAKQGADASKGIIPPEIPHSDFRTPEYAAFAEIQAKKWEATRGMSHSFGFNRNDGEDDYASAETLIHDFIDAVARNGNLLLNVGPRATDAGIPGEQLERLRRFGGWLRANGEAIYGTRPWTRSDAETACGQAVRFTAAPGRVNLIFKGPVASNRIVVRNLSIEGVARRLDDGSPVALEALGPDLLLTFAGPCGDPLATAVTIEVSG
- a CDS encoding TonB-dependent receptor, with the protein product MAMPAAAQTQGSATAGAQPPAAEDGSGLTEIVVTAEKRSVNLQDVPLAISAYTSDARQLAGINTLQDFANFTPGLSYSAGNDRVFIRGIGRQTNTNGSDPGVSTYTDGIYDASTTSIAASDFFIERIEVLRGPQGTLYGRNSIGGAINAISKRPTEDFSADLRGTVGNYGLYTIEASASGSLTKGLRTRLAGGYSKQERGYFKNVAGGVSEGGRGERRYVELQLEADLGPDVTAWAKVFSGRTDLNPHPLNRVGPYDFFPYPTGAITPGAAFGYLIPGVVALDPNPVPPGATNIRRFSADTTQTERMRGNFGATGDIKWSLPTFDVRLLGGYQEYRIDNTYELDGTSVISYAFPLNPAGNFCAFIPGCTPLTAFPSTQLNLHNDKSFGSGELNLTSNTDGPLQWVAGVYYYQETLTQESHFNAPNQLQLRAPANGPANPLGDFVYAASTLTTKSSAVFGQIDYRFTDALRVTAGLRYTHDRKSGDESFRILCFGCGGFSPDLYGSATPALDITASQISTLAAPGVASAVTIDPATGIARRGLAQSWNAVTGTVAIEWQPTDDQLAFLRYSRGYKSGGFNAGGISVLPQTGAEHVDAFEAGYKRSVGRRLRVNLAGFYYDYQGLQVPLTVSQPGGAQLTQFFNLKSSQSYGAEVELAWQPADPLQLSVNYGYGNSRIDDGCCFVDDQDPLAIQPGAQPSGPPLGFQQPQSVAGARLSDTPRHKLALNAMYSIDVGPGTLSLSGNYVLRSSAYSKIFNRAYNRMPSWDQVDLRAIWTGPDDRYRVIGYVKNLFDSKGYDNAQGNLLASSPTLDVAQSYSFTPPRTYGLQLEFRFR
- a CDS encoding MFS transporter translates to MDRIDARPADTLPLKTRLLYGSGTIAFGVKDHGFNALLMLFYNQVVGLPAAWVGTAIMIAMIADALFDPLLGQYSDNVRTRWGRRHPFMYAAALPIALFYLLLWTPPEMAHGAQFAWLVTTAILVRFSISLYEIPSTALLAEFTSDYDERTKLVAARYFFGVCGGIAMTVVTFGYFLQPTAAQPVGHLNAGGYVTYAWVAAAIMMLSVLISSLGTQKEVLKRPPPPPVAKVPIGQMLREMLGVLVHPAYVSILLASLFFAVASGLNLSLGVYFSTYFWELSATQIATVASTAVIGILLAFVVVLPLSARVGKKPAAMLMFALSLISSVLPLILRLAGLFPANGDPLLLGLLMGQFAFNMMTAIAGGILAVSMVADVTDQIQLETGRRSEGLLFSAATMVNKAISGMGIMLAGLLLAFVGFPDNAQPGQVGAEALHGLATIYIAALSAATVIAIICLAYYPITRSRHLENIRQLGEAAAE
- a CDS encoding TetR/AcrR family transcriptional regulator — protein: MDEPAKVSFPRRAAAKARTRQRIEEAARRLFVTLGYGDATMAAIAEAADIHITTLFTHFASKRDLAAAIAVTAGTRFEAVVATQRAQGVPVLTFWRNQVVRLAHAYERDGDGQINLGRALAGEPELLPVWYGHQRLQIDLMTDYIADELGIDPAVDRRAQMAAAMLVAGGRMAFDAWIESGRAGDLVAENERLLDAAEALLASGLPLVRRDGF
- a CDS encoding Coq4 family protein, which gives rise to MTMIDVAMRKEFEAWVETARPPLAEEPALGLAALMTTAAFIDPVAQVPIFDAIADATSASGDPAERAARITAALPWVTDGKPRVAAPRPLWDGFWDIIGRPRSPTDGELDLTLAVVALGNHYDQRMIDACEAALLEFESVHELIAQPEVRLTTADLERHSTDSLAHDLLSMLNANGYDIEVIDADTVVLPGDYPAQNRTNRRILQLHDVWHLVGGYGFTPAGEVAISGFQMAQFGQNYSTRFLATVATKTAVDMPALMDLLLTVTFDGWRHGRATQQLMAVPWHLRIADPIERVRADLDIRPLDSAAVRMMEAAIPKV